A single Bacillus mesophilus DNA region contains:
- a CDS encoding L-threonylcarbamoyladenylate synthase — protein METKKWVVDMVDNLSTSCPQIKEAAQLLRENEVVAFPTETVYGLGGNATSTEAVDKIFKAKGRPSDNPLIVHIADEEQLKDLVTDITETAKKLIDLYWPGPLTLILPAKVGAVSESVTAGLSTVAVRMPDHPVALALLKETGLPLAAPSANLSGKPSPTSANHVWNDLCGRIAGLVDGGVTGVGVESTVVDCTEEIPIVLRPGGITKEQIVQAVGKVGMDPALQKQDETPKSPGMKYTHYAPNAPLFIVKGSTSFLQTLVDVEMKEGKRVGILATDETVNNYRANVKLSCGSRTNLSTVANRLYEALRGFDEAELDLIYSESFSTVGIGEAIMNRLEKAAGHQIIVEK, from the coding sequence ATGGAAACAAAGAAATGGGTTGTGGATATGGTAGATAACTTATCCACAAGTTGTCCACAAATAAAGGAAGCTGCCCAGTTACTAAGGGAAAATGAAGTGGTGGCTTTTCCTACTGAGACCGTTTACGGACTTGGAGGCAATGCCACTTCTACTGAAGCAGTTGATAAAATTTTTAAAGCAAAGGGACGGCCCAGCGACAACCCGTTGATCGTACATATTGCAGATGAAGAGCAGCTTAAAGATCTAGTAACAGATATAACTGAAACGGCCAAAAAGCTAATCGACTTATATTGGCCGGGTCCATTAACACTTATCCTACCTGCTAAGGTAGGTGCTGTTTCGGAAAGTGTCACTGCGGGTTTATCCACAGTTGCGGTAAGGATGCCAGATCATCCGGTTGCACTTGCTCTTCTAAAGGAAACAGGACTTCCACTTGCTGCACCCAGTGCCAATCTATCTGGAAAGCCAAGTCCTACCTCAGCGAATCACGTCTGGAATGATTTGTGTGGAAGAATCGCTGGCCTTGTGGATGGTGGGGTGACCGGAGTGGGGGTAGAATCTACTGTTGTGGACTGTACAGAGGAAATTCCTATTGTTTTAAGACCGGGTGGTATAACGAAGGAACAAATTGTACAGGCTGTCGGAAAGGTGGGGATGGACCCTGCCCTTCAAAAACAGGATGAGACTCCTAAATCTCCTGGTATGAAGTACACTCACTATGCTCCTAACGCTCCTTTGTTTATTGTGAAGGGAAGTACATCGTTTCTACAGACTCTAGTAGATGTAGAAATGAAAGAAGGGAAAAGAGTGGGTATATTAGCAACAGATGAGACTGTAAACAACTACCGAGCAAACGTTAAGTTATCGTGTGGTTCCAGAACAAACTTATCCACAGTTGCGAATCGTTTATACGAAGCTTTGAGAGGTTTTGATGAGGCTGAGCTAGATCTCATTTATAGTGAATCATTTTCGACAGTTGGAATTGGTGAAGCGATCATGAATCGACTTGAAAAAGCAGCAGGGCATCAAATCATTGTCGAAAAATAA
- the atpE gene encoding F0F1 ATP synthase subunit C, protein MGALAAAIAIGLAALGAGFGNGMIVSKTVEGIARQPELRAPLQTTMFIGVALVEAIPIIAVVVAFMVMGQ, encoded by the coding sequence ATGGGTGCATTAGCAGCAGCAATTGCTATTGGTTTAGCAGCATTAGGTGCAGGTTTTGGTAACGGGATGATCGTAAGTAAGACAGTTGAAGGGATTGCTCGTCAACCTGAGTTACGTGCTCCACTTCAAACTACAATGTTCATCGGGGTAGCTTTAGTTGAGGCGATTCCAATCATCGCAGTAGTAGTAGCGTTCATGGTAATGGGACAATAA
- a CDS encoding manganese efflux pump MntP family protein: protein MFAISGEVLTLFIMAFALGMDAFSVGLGMGLIPLRLKQILYIGITIGIFHVWMPLVGITIGGFLSDQFGNIASIVGGVLLLLLGLQMIVSSFKDDDEPMITPKGFGLIIFALSVSLDSFSVGLSLGIYKVHVILAILMFGVVSMILTWAGLLLGRRVQEWMGSYGEALGGSILFAFGIKLLLPL, encoded by the coding sequence ATGTTTGCAATATCAGGAGAAGTTCTTACTTTATTTATCATGGCATTTGCGCTAGGAATGGACGCCTTTTCTGTTGGGCTTGGAATGGGATTAATTCCTCTTCGATTAAAACAGATCCTTTACATAGGAATTACAATTGGTATATTTCATGTTTGGATGCCATTAGTTGGTATCACTATTGGAGGATTTTTATCTGATCAATTCGGTAACATCGCGTCCATAGTTGGGGGAGTTCTTTTACTATTACTAGGGCTTCAAATGATTGTTTCTTCTTTCAAAGACGATGATGAACCGATGATTACTCCTAAAGGTTTTGGCTTAATAATATTTGCATTAAGTGTAAGTCTAGATAGTTTTTCTGTTGGATTAAGTCTAGGTATTTATAAAGTTCATGTAATTTTAGCGATCCTAATGTTCGGTGTGGTAAGTATGATTTTGACATGGGCTGGTTTACTATTAGGCAGAAGAGTCCAGGAGTGGATGGGTTCATATGGTGAAGCGTTAGGCGGGAGTATTTTATTTGCATTTGGAATTAAACTACTATTACCTTTGTAG
- the rpiB gene encoding ribose 5-phosphate isomerase B produces MKVAIASDHGGINIREEIKSLLKELGIEFVDLGCECSTSVDYPDYALPVAEMVANGEVDRGILVCGTGIGMSIAANKVKGIRCALVHDMFSAKATREHNDSNILAMGERVIGPGLAREIAKIWLTTEYEGGRHANRVGKISSYEETK; encoded by the coding sequence ATGAAAGTGGCAATTGCTTCAGATCATGGTGGAATAAATATTCGCGAGGAAATAAAGAGCCTGCTAAAGGAGTTGGGCATTGAGTTTGTGGATTTAGGCTGTGAATGTAGCACTTCTGTTGACTATCCAGACTATGCTTTACCAGTTGCTGAAATGGTAGCTAATGGAGAGGTTGACAGAGGGATACTTGTTTGTGGAACTGGAATTGGGATGAGTATTGCAGCGAATAAGGTAAAGGGAATTCGTTGTGCTTTAGTACATGATATGTTTAGTGCAAAAGCAACGCGAGAGCATAATGATAGTAACATTTTAGCGATGGGTGAGAGAGTCATTGGTCCTGGACTTGCTCGTGAAATTGCAAAAATATGGCTTACCACAGAATATGAAGGTGGTAGACATGCTAACCGGGTTGGGAAAATTTCAAGCTATGAAGAAACGAAATAG
- a CDS encoding low molecular weight protein arginine phosphatase has product MNLLFVCTGNTCRSPMAEAIAKHLSNDIHIKSAGVYAVEGSAASIHTVEALSEQGVPINHSSQGLTKNLVDWATYIFTMTQSHKDMIVRQYPESLPKIYTIKEFAQNSQSDVMDPYGGPIEVYRQTFNELNEVVQALLKELEKNR; this is encoded by the coding sequence ATGAACCTGTTATTTGTTTGTACGGGTAATACATGTAGAAGTCCGATGGCTGAAGCGATCGCGAAGCATCTATCAAACGATATTCATATAAAATCAGCTGGTGTCTATGCAGTTGAAGGAAGTGCGGCCTCAATTCATACAGTTGAGGCTCTTTCTGAGCAAGGGGTTCCGATTAATCATTCATCACAAGGATTAACAAAGAATCTCGTTGATTGGGCTACCTATATTTTTACAATGACACAATCTCATAAAGATATGATTGTCAGGCAATATCCAGAGTCTTTACCGAAGATTTATACGATAAAGGAGTTTGCTCAGAATTCCCAAAGTGACGTAATGGATCCATATGGTGGGCCAATAGAGGTGTATCGACAAACGTTTAATGAGCTAAATGAAGTTGTACAAGCTCTATTAAAGGAATTAGAGAAGAATCGTTAA
- the atpF gene encoding F0F1 ATP synthase subunit B: protein MPFNFDIFILAAEAGPFKLNTGDIIFQLLVFLVLLALLRKFAFGPLMGIMKERESRIANEIQSAEQNNADAKKLVEEQREMLKQSRQEAQELIENAKKLGEEQKNSIVLEARNEATRIKDSAVKEIAQEKDQAIAALREQVASLSVLIASKVIEKELNEQDQQKLINDYIQDIGEAR, encoded by the coding sequence GTGCCGTTCAATTTCGATATATTCATTTTAGCTGCTGAAGCAGGCCCGTTTAAGTTGAATACGGGAGATATTATATTCCAGCTTTTAGTTTTCTTAGTATTATTAGCTCTTTTACGTAAATTTGCTTTTGGTCCATTAATGGGCATCATGAAGGAACGTGAAAGTAGAATTGCTAACGAAATTCAATCAGCTGAACAAAATAATGCAGACGCTAAAAAACTAGTTGAAGAACAACGAGAAATGTTAAAACAATCTCGTCAAGAAGCACAAGAATTGATTGAAAATGCTAAGAAGCTTGGTGAAGAGCAAAAGAATAGTATTGTTCTAGAAGCTCGTAACGAAGCTACTCGAATTAAAGATTCAGCAGTAAAAGAAATTGCCCAAGAAAAAGATCAAGCGATTGCTGCATTACGTGAGCAAGTTGCTTCATTATCTGTTCTAATTGCTTCTAAAGTTATTGAAAAAGAACTTAACGAGCAAGACCAACAAAAACTAATTAACGACTACATTCAAGACATTGGAGAAGCACGATGA
- the glyA gene encoding serine hydroxymethyltransferase, whose product MSTLSNQDQLVFEAIEAERKRQQDKIELIASENFVSQAVMEAQGSVMTNKYAEGYPGRRYYGGCEHVDVVENLARDRAKELFGAEHANVQPHSGAQANMAVYFTILQTGDTVLGMNLSHGGHLTHGSHVNFSGIQYNFVEYGVDEVTHRINYEDVLEKARETKPKLIVAGASAYPREIDFQKFREIADEVGAYLMVDMAHIAGLVAAGLHPNPVPYADFVTTTTHKTLRGPRGGMILCREEFAKQIDKSVFPGIQGGPLMHVIAAKAVAFGEALQDDFKVYAKNVIDNASRLAASLKKEGLTIVSDGTDNHLLLVDVRSLGITGKLAEKVLDEVGVTVNKNTIPFDPASPFVTSGVRIGTAAVTSRGFGLEEMDEIAAIIALTLRSPEDESVLAEASKRVLALTERFPLYTNA is encoded by the coding sequence GTGAGTACGTTAAGTAATCAAGATCAACTAGTTTTTGAAGCAATTGAAGCTGAACGGAAAAGACAGCAAGACAAGATTGAGTTAATCGCATCTGAAAACTTCGTTAGTCAAGCAGTAATGGAAGCACAAGGTTCCGTTATGACGAATAAATATGCAGAAGGTTATCCGGGTCGTCGCTACTATGGTGGCTGTGAGCACGTTGATGTTGTCGAAAACTTAGCTCGTGACAGAGCAAAAGAACTATTCGGTGCTGAACATGCCAATGTCCAACCTCACTCTGGTGCGCAAGCTAATATGGCTGTTTATTTTACAATCCTCCAAACAGGAGATACAGTATTAGGGATGAACCTATCACATGGTGGCCATTTAACACATGGTAGTCATGTTAACTTTAGTGGAATTCAATATAACTTTGTTGAATACGGTGTTGATGAAGTAACGCACCGAATCAATTATGAGGATGTTTTAGAAAAGGCACGAGAAACGAAACCTAAATTAATTGTAGCTGGGGCAAGTGCTTATCCTAGAGAGATTGACTTCCAAAAATTCAGAGAAATTGCTGATGAAGTCGGTGCATACTTAATGGTGGATATGGCTCATATCGCTGGGCTAGTGGCAGCGGGTCTTCATCCAAATCCTGTTCCATATGCTGACTTTGTTACAACAACTACTCACAAAACATTACGCGGACCGCGTGGTGGAATGATTTTATGTAGAGAAGAGTTTGCAAAGCAAATCGATAAATCTGTGTTCCCTGGTATTCAAGGTGGTCCATTAATGCATGTAATTGCAGCAAAGGCAGTGGCCTTTGGCGAAGCGCTTCAAGATGATTTTAAAGTGTATGCAAAAAATGTGATCGATAACGCATCTCGTTTAGCTGCTTCATTGAAAAAAGAAGGACTAACGATTGTGTCAGATGGTACAGACAATCACTTATTATTAGTTGATGTTCGTTCTCTTGGAATCACAGGTAAACTAGCTGAAAAAGTTTTAGATGAAGTGGGAGTAACCGTTAATAAAAATACGATTCCTTTTGATCCGGCTAGCCCTTTTGTGACAAGTGGCGTTCGTATTGGAACGGCAGCAGTAACATCTAGAGGATTCGGTCTAGAAGAAATGGACGAAATTGCAGCAATTATTGCTCTAACACTTCGTAGCCCAGAAGATGAATCAGTCTTAGCTGAGGCGTCAAAACGTGTATTAGCATTAACAGAAAGATTTCCACTGTATACAAACGCGTAA
- a CDS encoding ATP synthase subunit I, which produces MSDIKDIFIRHRKYIFFLLAIYVLAWGFTPYQPFFLGLIFGTSLSLYNLWLMVRKIDRFGQAIAEGKRVSSIGTFTRLASGALVVLISLRYPEHIHIAGAILGLMTSYIVIMIDIIIQFFLNGREKR; this is translated from the coding sequence ATGTCCGATATTAAAGACATCTTCATACGGCATAGGAAATACATATTTTTCTTGCTGGCAATCTATGTGCTTGCGTGGGGTTTTACACCCTATCAACCGTTTTTCCTAGGGTTAATATTTGGTACTTCCTTAAGTCTATATAATCTATGGCTTATGGTACGAAAGATTGATCGATTTGGACAAGCGATTGCTGAAGGCAAACGTGTCTCGTCAATCGGAACATTTACAAGATTGGCCTCAGGAGCCCTAGTTGTTTTGATTTCACTCCGCTATCCAGAGCATATCCATATAGCCGGAGCAATTTTGGGATTAATGACAAGTTACATTGTTATTATGATAGATATTATAATCCAATTCTTTTTAAATGGCAGGGAAAAGAGGTGA
- a CDS encoding AtpZ/AtpI family protein has protein sequence MSRNNRHPMHAMALYGAILSQLVGSILIGIFLGRWLDQTIGSFPLFLIIGLLLGLATGIYSMLRLVRHFFSGE, from the coding sequence ATGAGCAGGAATAATCGGCATCCTATGCATGCGATGGCATTGTACGGAGCCATCCTTTCTCAACTGGTAGGTTCGATTTTAATAGGGATTTTCCTAGGAAGATGGCTAGATCAAACAATTGGTTCATTCCCTCTTTTCCTAATCATTGGACTTCTACTAGGATTGGCAACAGGCATTTACTCAATGCTGCGATTAGTCCGTCACTTTTTTTCAGGGGAATGA
- a CDS encoding DUF1189 domain-containing protein, with protein sequence MKKKLPFFRKFKYAIVKPSAYPEMVQEGVKRAILYLLLLALTLGVISATYHTVTSAISYNAFISNLKKDVPDFALENGELTVEGDEPIIYEENTVGETFIIDDTGTYTRESVDTLLTEYSTVVLVTKEYIITADGAEITEYRFSDFGDFYVDKEMLLSFLPYLTWLLVLVGIGIVFWFFVSKLIMGFLYALFGMIVASILKKKMSYGKLYSLGLYAITVPSILAIILSMIGFSLPWVMYVAIVIVYYVLALRSLSVVESNQAEDLIEE encoded by the coding sequence ATGAAAAAAAAGCTACCGTTTTTTAGAAAGTTTAAATACGCAATCGTAAAACCGAGTGCCTACCCAGAAATGGTACAGGAAGGTGTAAAGCGAGCAATTCTTTATTTACTATTACTAGCTTTAACTCTCGGAGTAATTAGTGCAACTTACCATACAGTAACTTCTGCAATCTCTTACAATGCCTTTATAAGTAACTTGAAAAAAGATGTACCTGATTTCGCACTGGAAAATGGCGAATTAACAGTCGAAGGTGACGAGCCCATTATCTATGAAGAAAATACTGTTGGTGAAACCTTCATCATCGATGACACAGGGACTTATACTAGAGAAAGTGTTGATACCCTTCTAACTGAATACTCGACAGTAGTATTAGTTACAAAAGAATACATAATTACAGCTGATGGTGCAGAAATAACAGAATATCGCTTTTCAGATTTTGGCGACTTTTATGTGGATAAAGAAATGCTTCTTTCATTTCTTCCTTACCTAACATGGTTATTGGTTCTTGTAGGAATTGGAATAGTCTTCTGGTTCTTTGTAAGTAAGCTAATCATGGGCTTCCTCTATGCATTATTCGGTATGATTGTCGCTAGTATCTTGAAGAAAAAAATGTCTTATGGAAAGTTATATAGCCTAGGTTTATATGCCATTACTGTTCCAAGTATCCTTGCAATTATTTTATCAATGATTGGTTTTAGTTTACCGTGGGTTATGTATGTGGCGATTGTAATTGTTTATTATGTTTTAGCCCTTCGCTCCTTGTCGGTAGTGGAAAGTAATCAAGCCGAGGACCTGATAGAAGAGTAG
- a CDS encoding TIGR01440 family protein: MKPELQQLTQQLQQIITDFKNQTNLIKDKIIVVGCSTSEVIGERIGTAGTEEVAGLIFEELLSLSKATNTHLAFQACEHLNRAIIVERITATQFSLEEVSVIPVRRAGGAMATYAYQHFTDPVVVEFIKADAGIDIGDTFIGMHLKHVAVPIRATIKQLGHAHVTMASTRPKLIGGQRAVYTQEDSNLSC; this comes from the coding sequence ATGAAACCAGAACTTCAACAGTTAACTCAGCAGCTTCAACAAATTATTACAGATTTTAAAAATCAAACGAATCTAATTAAAGACAAAATCATCGTTGTTGGTTGTAGTACTAGTGAGGTAATCGGGGAAAGAATCGGAACGGCAGGCACAGAGGAAGTAGCAGGACTAATATTCGAAGAGTTATTGTCTCTTTCTAAGGCAACAAATACTCATCTTGCCTTTCAAGCATGTGAGCATCTTAATCGGGCAATCATCGTGGAAAGAATAACAGCTACCCAATTTTCTCTTGAAGAGGTATCAGTTATTCCAGTTAGAAGAGCGGGTGGTGCTATGGCCACTTATGCCTATCAACATTTTACTGATCCCGTTGTCGTTGAATTCATCAAGGCAGATGCTGGAATCGACATTGGTGATACATTCATAGGCATGCATCTAAAACATGTAGCTGTTCCCATTCGAGCGACAATTAAGCAGCTAGGTCATGCCCATGTGACAATGGCCAGTACAAGGCCAAAGTTAATAGGTGGACAACGAGCGGTTTATACACAAGAGGATAGCAATCTCTCCTGTTAA
- the upp gene encoding uracil phosphoribosyltransferase produces the protein MSKVYVFDHPLIQHKLSYIRDKRTGTKEFRELVDEVASLMAFEITRDLPLEEVEIETPVAIAKSKMLAGKKLGLIPILRAGLGMVDGILKLIPAAKVGHVGLYRDPETLQPVEYYVKLPSDVEERDFIVLDPMLATGGSAAEAINSLKKRGAKNIKLMCIIAAPEGVALVQEAHPDVDIFVAAMDEMLNDHGYIVPGLGDAGDRLFGTK, from the coding sequence TTGAGTAAAGTCTATGTATTTGATCATCCGTTAATTCAACATAAACTATCATACATAAGAGATAAACGTACAGGTACAAAGGAATTCCGTGAGCTAGTCGATGAAGTTGCAAGTTTAATGGCTTTTGAAATTACACGTGATTTACCTTTAGAAGAGGTTGAAATCGAGACACCTGTCGCGATTGCGAAATCGAAAATGCTTGCTGGTAAAAAGCTAGGATTAATACCAATTCTACGTGCGGGCCTTGGAATGGTAGATGGGATTTTAAAGTTAATTCCTGCTGCAAAGGTAGGACATGTTGGACTATATCGGGATCCGGAGACACTTCAACCAGTTGAATATTATGTGAAGTTACCTAGCGATGTGGAAGAGAGAGATTTTATTGTGTTAGATCCTATGCTAGCAACTGGCGGATCTGCTGCTGAAGCAATTAACTCATTGAAAAAGCGTGGAGCTAAAAATATTAAGCTAATGTGTATTATTGCTGCACCTGAAGGAGTGGCGCTTGTTCAAGAAGCACACCCAGACGTTGATATCTTCGTCGCTGCAATGGATGAAATGCTTAACGATCATGGTTACATTGTTCCTGGATTAGGTGATGCAGGTGACCGTTTATTTGGAACGAAATAA
- the atpB gene encoding F0F1 ATP synthase subunit A, translated as MGHSTPTVEFLGLVFSWSNIMMTSITAAIVFIIAIMATRTLTLYPTGVQNFIEWVMDFVKNIINSTMDWHTGGRFLTLGMTILMYVFVANMIGLPFAIIDKTSHELWWKSPTADPIITLTLAVMVVALSHFYGIKLKGAKEYGKDYFRPMPFLFPLKIIEEFSNTLTLGLRLYGNIFAGEILLGLLAGMAVAGYETGIFSGILGSVAAFIPMMIWQAFSIFIGAIQAFIFTMLTMVYMAHKVSHDH; from the coding sequence TTGGGTCATTCAACTCCTACTGTAGAATTTTTAGGACTAGTATTTAGTTGGTCCAACATTATGATGACCAGTATTACTGCTGCTATTGTGTTTATCATCGCTATTATGGCTACTCGAACATTAACTTTATACCCAACCGGAGTTCAAAACTTCATAGAATGGGTTATGGATTTTGTTAAGAATATCATTAATAGTACGATGGATTGGCACACAGGTGGAAGATTCCTAACCTTAGGGATGACAATTCTCATGTATGTATTCGTAGCAAACATGATAGGACTACCATTTGCAATTATTGATAAAACATCACATGAGTTATGGTGGAAATCACCAACAGCAGATCCGATCATTACACTTACTTTAGCAGTGATGGTTGTAGCTTTATCTCATTTCTATGGAATAAAGCTAAAAGGAGCGAAGGAATATGGTAAAGATTATTTTAGACCGATGCCATTTTTATTCCCTCTTAAGATTATTGAAGAATTCTCAAATACGTTAACGTTAGGTCTGCGTCTTTATGGGAATATCTTTGCTGGGGAAATATTACTAGGGCTACTTGCTGGTATGGCTGTAGCAGGATATGAAACTGGTATTTTCTCAGGGATTTTAGGTTCAGTTGCTGCCTTTATCCCAATGATGATATGGCAAGCGTTTAGTATCTTTATTGGAGCAATCCAAGCATTTATCTTCACTATGTTAACGATGGTCTATATGGCACACAAAGTGAGTCATGACCATTAA
- a CDS encoding S8 family serine peptidase — MLRKCKVWLLISLLVFLLVPTLTGASSVFTFPERPPVPEDLGEEIESVIVVAESFKKEELMKKIKKFSSIKITSIFDTAFNGVSLTGKREEVQRIAELAEVESVYPNHTYQATIEKSVPYIGAEDIRSYLDVENHRLTGEGIKVGVIDTGVDYSHPDLYRNFKGGFDLVDHDKDPMETKASQGMPTMHGTHVAGIIAADGKIQGVAPKAQIIAYRALGPGGMGTSEQVIAAIEKAIKDKVDVINLSLGNNVNGPDWPTSLALNKAVEHGIVAVTSSGNSGPEMWTVGSPGTSSKAISVGASTPPIKVPYLSFSTRGKEIELTPMQGGQPWDYKREVKLVDSGKGYPEEIPENVKGNIALMERGTIPFTEKVFNALENGAVGVVIYNNVNGSFAGGLEVEFAIPVVSISKEDGEYIKKNLKVNPYIHTEFKKIEDSMADFSSRGPVTYTWDVKPDVVAPGVAINSTVPNGYVSLQGTSMAAPHVAGAAALIKQAHPNWSPEQIKASLMNTAKRLNQGKDLYEPIVQGAGRIQIDQAVKADTLVYPGSFSFGMFHNEDPRTEKTITLTIDNQSSEEKEYSFEQPFAENGLQWHLPKSFKVGPKEKQKVSISLDLTPSILKEGIYSKWLTIYEQGKPIHLPYLFVIEEPDYPRIMGFQFGPGDTPDTYRYEAYLPGGAEELGIILYDPDTLRFIKYLDYTKNIARGLIKKQLTKEEIGVIGTFKGLVFVKYKGKEDTIETIINIDSTFVGNK, encoded by the coding sequence ATGCTTAGAAAATGTAAGGTATGGTTATTAATTTCTTTACTTGTCTTTTTACTAGTACCGACTTTAACTGGAGCAAGCTCTGTCTTTACTTTTCCGGAGCGTCCCCCGGTACCGGAGGATCTCGGCGAGGAAATAGAGTCGGTTATTGTGGTAGCGGAGTCTTTTAAAAAAGAAGAGTTGATGAAAAAGATTAAGAAATTTTCTTCTATAAAGATAACTTCTATTTTTGATACAGCTTTTAACGGGGTTTCACTGACAGGGAAGAGGGAAGAAGTTCAGAGAATAGCAGAATTAGCAGAAGTGGAGAGCGTATATCCTAATCATACGTATCAGGCCACAATTGAAAAAAGTGTACCTTATATAGGTGCCGAGGATATTAGGAGCTACCTAGATGTTGAAAATCACCGATTAACAGGAGAAGGAATTAAAGTTGGAGTGATTGATACCGGAGTAGATTACTCGCATCCGGATTTATATCGCAATTTTAAAGGTGGCTTTGATTTAGTTGATCATGATAAAGATCCAATGGAAACAAAGGCATCCCAGGGGATGCCAACCATGCATGGAACGCATGTAGCTGGCATTATTGCTGCAGATGGAAAGATTCAAGGTGTTGCACCAAAGGCTCAGATTATTGCCTATCGTGCACTAGGTCCTGGTGGAATGGGTACATCTGAACAAGTAATTGCAGCTATTGAAAAGGCAATTAAGGATAAGGTAGATGTCATCAACCTGTCACTTGGTAACAATGTAAATGGACCTGATTGGCCGACTAGCTTAGCCTTAAATAAGGCGGTTGAACATGGTATAGTTGCCGTCACCTCAAGTGGAAACTCTGGTCCGGAGATGTGGACGGTTGGTTCACCGGGAACCTCTTCTAAGGCAATCTCTGTAGGTGCCTCTACTCCGCCAATAAAAGTTCCTTATCTATCTTTTAGCACTAGAGGTAAAGAGATAGAATTAACACCTATGCAAGGAGGACAGCCTTGGGATTATAAAAGAGAGGTTAAACTCGTCGATAGTGGGAAAGGTTATCCCGAAGAAATTCCTGAAAACGTAAAAGGTAATATAGCGCTTATGGAACGAGGGACAATTCCTTTCACAGAGAAGGTCTTTAATGCTCTCGAAAATGGAGCAGTGGGTGTCGTTATATATAATAATGTAAATGGAAGTTTTGCAGGTGGATTGGAAGTGGAGTTTGCGATTCCTGTTGTGTCTATTTCAAAAGAAGACGGAGAATATATCAAAAAAAATCTAAAGGTAAATCCATATATTCATACGGAGTTCAAAAAAATAGAAGATAGTATGGCGGATTTCAGTTCGAGAGGTCCTGTTACGTATACGTGGGATGTAAAGCCGGATGTTGTAGCACCTGGTGTGGCCATTAACAGTACAGTGCCGAATGGATATGTTTCCTTACAAGGAACAAGTATGGCCGCACCTCATGTTGCTGGGGCAGCCGCTCTAATTAAACAGGCACATCCGAATTGGAGTCCTGAACAAATTAAGGCTTCTCTAATGAACACGGCAAAACGGTTAAATCAAGGAAAAGATTTATATGAGCCAATTGTGCAAGGAGCAGGCAGAATTCAAATTGATCAGGCTGTAAAAGCTGACACATTAGTATACCCAGGTTCCTTTTCATTTGGAATGTTTCATAATGAAGACCCTCGTACAGAGAAAACCATCACGCTTACGATTGATAACCAAAGTTCGGAGGAAAAAGAGTATAGCTTTGAACAGCCATTTGCTGAAAATGGCCTGCAATGGCATTTGCCCAAAAGCTTTAAAGTAGGCCCAAAGGAAAAACAGAAAGTAAGCATTTCATTAGACTTAACTCCTTCGATTTTAAAGGAAGGAATCTACTCTAAGTGGCTTACCATCTATGAACAGGGTAAGCCCATTCATCTTCCTTACCTATTTGTCATTGAAGAACCTGATTATCCTCGGATTATGGGCTTTCAATTTGGACCAGGAGACACACCGGACACCTATCGGTACGAAGCCTATTTACCGGGTGGGGCAGAAGAACTTGGCATCATTTTGTATGATCCTGATACCTTACGATTCATAAAATATTTAGATTACACAAAGAATATAGCGCGAGGTCTTATTAAGAAGCAGCTAACAAAGGAAGAGATTGGGGTAATTGGAACATTTAAAGGGTTAGTTTTTGTAAAGTATAAAGGTAAAGAAGATACGATTGAAACAATTATTAATATTGACTCAACATTCGTAGGAAACAAGTAA